One window of the Eucalyptus grandis isolate ANBG69807.140 chromosome 6, ASM1654582v1, whole genome shotgun sequence genome contains the following:
- the LOC104448129 gene encoding uncharacterized protein LOC104448129 yields the protein MVHFLETTKLDFALGSKEREALYYKLKLEQADDELADFRGCPDIIPQKYSELEENKFAETRKTRKGLRSSNGNVGKSCKDAKKVQEEGTRLLEEEMKKLRLEYHMAMDCLRRSIGSDIYSCFLSNVVSIIPQVPSSETIYYHCRYIILSLLGDGQYLPVQINHSKLDGMILEGYKSVHSIYNT from the exons ATGGTACACTTTCTTGAGACCACGAAGTTGGATTTCGCTTTAGGGTCGAAGGAAAGGGAGGCTCTTTATTACAAATTGAAGTTAG AGCAAGCAGATGATGAGTTGGCTGATTTTAGAGGGTGCCCTGATATTATTCCACAGAAATACTCTGAACTTGAG GAAAATAAGTTTGCGGAAACCAGAAAAACAAGGAAAGGACTCAGAAGTAGTAATGGGAACGTTGGGAAGTCTTGTAAAGATGCCAAGAAGGTGCAGGAGGAGGGTACACGTTTGCTggaggaagaaatgaaaaaattgaggCTTGAGTATCATATGGCGATGGACTGCTTGAGAAGGAGTATTGGATCGGATATTTACTCATGCTTCCTTTCTAATGTTGTATCCATCATCCCCCAAGTTCCGAGCTCGGAAACCATCTATTACCATTGCAGGTATATCATTTTAAGCCTTCTTGGTGATGGACAATATTTACCTGTCCAAATTAATCACAGTAAGCTCGATGGTATGATTTTGGAAGGATATAAAAGCGTTCATAGTATATATAATACATGA
- the LOC120294855 gene encoding snakin-2-like, translating into MAISKVSITSILLCLLLVNLAEAADQTESTKAAASPTSGKIDCDAACAARCQLASRQRLCHRACGTCCAVQLCPSGYFRQP; encoded by the exons ATGGCCATCTCCAAGGTCTCGATCACCTCTATCCtcctttgcctcctcctcgtcAATCTCGCCGAAGCCGCCGATCAGACG GAGAGCACAAAGGCCGCCGCGAGCCCTACTTCAGGCAAAATCG ACTGCGATGCGGCCTGCGCCGCCCGGTGCCAGCTGGCGTCGAGGCAGCGGCTCTGCCACAGGGCATGCGGAACATGCTGCGCGGTGCAACTGTGTCCCTCCGGGTACTTCCGGCAACCGTGA
- the LOC104448127 gene encoding snakin-2 → MAVYKLLIASVLISVLLLQLAEANQMTQGVGNAGDNSKPPKMDCGGACAARCQLSSRPRLCQRACGTCCARCNCVPPGTSGNLDVCPCYANMTTRDNKRKCP, encoded by the exons ATGGCTGTCTACAAGCTTTTAATTGCTTCCGTTTTAATCTCAgtccttcttcttcaactcgccGAAGCTAACCAGATG ACGCAGGGAGTTGGAAATGCAGGGGACAATTCGAAGCCTCCAAAAATGG ACTGTGGTGGAGCGTGTGCTGCCAGGTGTCAGCTGTCATCAAGGCCTCGCCTTTGCCAGAGGGCTTGCGGGACGTGCTGCGCCCGTTGCAACTGCGTCCCTCCAGGCACCTCCGGCAACCTCGATGTCTGTCCGTGCTATGCCAACATGACCACCCGCGACAACAAGCGCAAGTGCCCATGA
- the LOC120294854 gene encoding snakin-2-like, which produces MTISKVSIASILLCLLLLNLTEAAHQVESTKAAASSTSAKIDCDAACAARCQLASRQRLCHRACGTCCARCSCVPPGTSGNRDVCPCYATMTTHGGRLKCP; this is translated from the exons ATGACCATCTCCAAGGTTTCGATTGCCTCTATCCTCCTTTGCCTTCTCCTACTCAATCTCACCGAAGCTGCCCATCAGGTG GAGAGCACAAAGGCGGCCGCGAGCTCTACTTCAGCCAAAATCG ACTGCGATGCTGCCTGCGCCGCCCGGTGCCAGCTGGCGTCAAGGCAGCGGCTCTGCCACAGGGCATGCGGGACGTGCTGCGCACGGTGCAGCTGCGTCCCTCCGGGCACTTCCGGCAACCGCGACGTCTGTCCTTGCTACGCCACCATGACCACACACGGCGGCCGACTCAAGTGCCCATGA
- the LOC104448132 gene encoding uncharacterized protein LOC104448132 yields the protein MAVHRLLIASVLISVLLFQLAEADQMTQELQMQETTQTFQKWTVAERVLPGVSSRRGLAFARGLAGHVAPAAIVSLRAPLATLMSVHATPT from the exons ATGGCGGTCCACAGGCTTTTAATTGCTTCCGTCTTAATCTccgttcttctttttcaacttgcCGAAGCTGACCAAATG ACGCAGGAATTGCAAATGCAGGAGACAACTCAAACCTTCCAAAAATGG ACTGTGGCGGAGCGTGTGCTGCCAGGTGTCAGCTCTCGTCGAGGCCTCGCCTTTGCCAGAGGGCTTGCGGGACATGTTGCGCCCGCTGCAATTGTGTCCCTCCGGGCACCTCTGGCAACCTTGATGTCTGTCCATGCTACGCCAACATGA
- the LOC120294270 gene encoding snakin-2-like yields the protein MALSKLCTTLLLFSILLIHQAESDYMVIQLNTAEEPAPPPPHIDCDGACDARCQLSSRPHLCKRACGTCCARCDCVPPGTSGNYDACPCYANMTTHGGRHKCP from the exons ATGGCGTTGTCGAAGCTGTGTACAACGTTGTTACTCTTCTCTATTCTTTTGATCCACCAAGCTGAATCTGATTATATG GTGATTCAGTTGAACACAGCTGAGGAACcagctcctccgcctccgcatATAG ATTGTGATGGAGCTTGCGATGCTCGGTGCCAGCTGTCGTCGCGGCCGCACCTGTGCAAGAGGGCATGCGGGACTTGCTGCGCTCGCTGCGACTGCGTGCCGCCTGGAACTTCCGGCAACTACGACGCCTGCCCTTGCTATGCCAACATGACTACCCACGGAGGCAGGCACAAATGCCCCTAG
- the LOC104448135 gene encoding snakin-2 has protein sequence MAIHRLLIASVLISVLLLQLAEADQMTQGVGNAGDNSKLLKMDCSGACAARCQLSSRPRLCQRACGTCCSRCNCVPSGTFGNLDVCPCYANMTTRDNKHKCP, from the exons ATGGCGATCCACAGGCTTTTAATTGCTTCCGTCTTAATCTCcgtccttcttcttcaacttgccGAAGCTGACCAGATG ACGCAGGGAGTTGGAAATGCAGGAGACAACTCGAAGCTTCTGAAAATGG ACTGCAGTGGAGCGTGTGCCGCCAGGTGTCAACTGTCGTCGAGGCCTCGCCTTTGCCAGAGGGCTTGTGGGACGTGCTGCTCCCGCTGCAACTGTGTTCCTTCGGGCACCTTCGGCAACCTCGACGTCTGTCCGTGCTACGCCAACATGACCACGCGCGACAACAAGCACAAGTGCCCATGA
- the LOC104448136 gene encoding gibberellin-regulated protein 11 yields MALSRLCTALLLLSLLLIHQAESDYMVIQLNTAEAPPPPPPHIDCDGACDARCQLSSRPHLCKRACGTCCARCDCVPPGTSGNYDACPCYANMTTHGGRHKCP; encoded by the exons ATGGCGTTGTCGAGGCTTTGTACGGCATTGCtgctcctctctcttct TTTGATCCACCAAGCTGAATCTGATTATATG GTGATTCAGTTGAACACAGCTGAGGcaccacctcctccacctccacaTATAG ATTGCGACGGAGCTTGTGATGCTCGGTGCCAGCTGTCGTCGCGGCCACACCTTTGCAAGAGGGCATGCGGGACTTGTTGCGCCCGCTGCGACTGCGTGCCGCCGGGAACTTCCGGCAACTACGATGCCTGCCCTTGCTATGCCAACATGACTACTCATGGAGGCAGGCACAAATGCCCCTAG